One region of Coraliomargarita parva genomic DNA includes:
- a CDS encoding GntR family transcriptional regulator, translating to MEQFEEIKLQRGEVAHRIIADKIREKILSGELAPGTEFPATAYLAERWNTSNSTAHIALKNLVKEGLLERRHGSGTFVRERPRALTNIGVYYWTSRIWSDSQMAFYRSIQGLLERELTQRGYEVSMFVDRRPELAQREAFPALVAAIQKDEIQGLIVPMANAINLPALQKLSIATAFNTSAKEVFNKASFSSKNIFKEPLEYLKEQGCQSVAVISPVHTDRAHERVPSNMIYFKEDFLKEVKAHSLTTKESWIRLPNDYQRNQTLYGYQTMHKMNDDGPLPDAIICYPDMAVRGVITAALELGLHKSERPQFFFHRNEGVELFCPFKASWMITNTSAAVSALIDLVEAQYRGDETKPAHIAFEYEYSTITLPKA from the coding sequence ATGGAACAGTTCGAAGAAATTAAGCTTCAGAGGGGTGAAGTTGCACATCGGATTATCGCCGATAAGATCCGAGAAAAAATCTTAAGTGGTGAGCTGGCTCCAGGCACCGAGTTTCCGGCCACAGCGTATCTGGCGGAACGCTGGAATACGAGCAACTCGACTGCCCACATTGCCTTAAAGAATCTTGTTAAAGAAGGCCTGCTGGAGCGGAGGCATGGATCTGGAACCTTTGTTCGCGAGCGCCCGAGAGCCCTGACCAATATCGGAGTCTACTACTGGACCTCGCGAATCTGGTCCGACTCTCAAATGGCATTCTACCGCAGCATCCAAGGCTTGCTGGAACGAGAACTCACTCAACGGGGTTACGAAGTCAGCATGTTCGTCGACCGTCGCCCCGAACTTGCTCAACGCGAAGCCTTTCCGGCCTTGGTTGCAGCAATTCAGAAGGACGAGATCCAAGGCTTGATCGTCCCCATGGCCAACGCAATCAACCTCCCCGCCCTACAAAAGCTCTCGATTGCCACAGCCTTCAACACCAGCGCGAAGGAGGTCTTCAACAAGGCATCCTTCAGCAGCAAAAATATTTTTAAGGAACCACTGGAATACCTCAAAGAGCAGGGATGCCAGAGCGTCGCCGTCATCAGCCCAGTCCACACGGACCGCGCCCACGAGCGCGTGCCTTCCAACATGATATACTTCAAGGAAGACTTCCTGAAAGAGGTCAAAGCACATTCGTTGACCACGAAAGAATCCTGGATTCGACTCCCGAACGACTATCAGCGAAATCAAACACTTTACGGCTATCAGACCATGCACAAAATGAATGATGATGGCCCCTTGCCGGATGCGATCATCTGCTACCCAGACATGGCAGTTCGGGGTGTCATCACCGCAGCTCTCGAACTCGGTTTGCATAAGTCCGAACGCCCGCAATTCTTCTTTCATCGCAATGAAGGGGTTGAGTTATTCTGCCCCTTCAAGGCGTCATGGATGATTACAAATACCTCAGCGGCAGTCTCTGCTTTGATCGATTTGGTTGAAGCTCAATACCGAGGCGATGAAACCAAGCCAGCTCACATCGCCTTCGAATACGAATATTCGACCATCACCCTGCCAAAAGCATAG